The following proteins are co-located in the Candida dubliniensis CD36 chromosome 3, complete sequence genome:
- the POX1 gene encoding fatty-acyl coenzyme A oxidase, putative (probably involved in the fatty acid beta-oxidation pathway), whose translation MSFTKKNVSLAQGPDPRSSIQTERANSKFNPEKMNYFLEGSKERSELFKGLAQQMERDPVLFTDGSYYDLTKDQQRELTAVKINRLARYRETDSIDTFNKRLSLVGVFDPQVGTRIGVNLGLFLSCIRGNGTAEQLKYWAFDKETSNIKGIYGCFGMTELAHGSNVAGLETTATFDKENDEFVINTPHVGATKWWIGGAAHSATHCSVYARLIVDGEDYGVKTFVVPLRDSNHDLMPGVTVGDIGAKMGRDGIDNGWIQFSNVRIPRFFMLQKFCKVSADGEVVLPPLEQLSYSALLGGRVMMVLDSYRMLARMSTIALRYAIGRRQFKGDNVDQNDPNALETQLIDYPLHQKRLFPYLAAAYVISAGALKIEHTIETTLEELDQAVAKGDQRAIFKSIDDMKSLFVDSGSLKSTATWLAAEAIDQCRQACGGHGYSSYNGFGKAYNDWVVQCTWEGDNNVLGMSVGKPIVREVINLEDKGKKVRGSTAFLNQLKEYTGSNSSKVVLDSVADLDDVNKVIKAIEVAIIRLAQEAATTVRKESLDFVGAELVQLSKLKAHHYSLTEYVRRVNEFDQKDLVPYLLTIAKLYGATVVLDKFAGVFLTFNVASTKAITDLASVQIPKLCAEVRPNVVAYTDSFQQSDMIVNSAIGRYDGDIYENYFDLVKAQNPPSKTKAPYSAALEAMLNRPSLEARERFEKTDETAEILSK comes from the coding sequence ATGTCTTtcacaaagaaaaatgtcAGTTTGGCACAAGGTCCAGACCCAAGAAGCTCAATCCAAACTGAAAGAGCCAACTCCAAATTTAACCCTGAAAAGATGAACTACTTTTTGGAAGGTTCTAAAGAGAGATCTGAATTGTTCAAAGGTTTGGCCCAACAAATGGAAAGAGACCCTGTCTTATTCACTGATGGTTCTTACTACGACTTAACCAAAGACCAACAAAGAGAATTAACCGCTGTGAAAATCAACAGATTAGCTAGATACAGAGAAACTGACTCTATTGACACATTCAACAAGCGATTATCATTGGTTGGTGTTTTCGACCCACAAGTCGGTACCAGAATTGGTGTTAACTTGGGTTTATTCCTTTCTTGTATTAGAGGTAACGGTACTGCTGAACAATTAAAATACTGGGCTTTTGATAAGGAAACTTCTAATATCAAAGGTATTTACGGTTGTTTTGGTATGACTGAATTGGCCCACGGTTCCAATGTTGCTGGTTTAGAAACCACTGCTACTTTtgacaaagaaaatgatgaatttgttaTTAATACTCCACACGTTGGTGCCACCAAATGGTGGATTGGTGGTGCTGCCCACTCTGCTACTCATTGTTCTGTTTATGCCAgattaattgttgatggtgAAGATTATGGTGTCAAAACTTTTGTTGTCCCATTGAGAGACTCCAACCACGACCTTATGCCAGGTGTCACTGTTGGTGATATTGGTGCCAAGATGGGTAGAGACGGTATTGACAATGGTTGGATTCAATTCTCCAATGTCAGAATCCCAAGATTCTTTATGTTGCAAAAGTTCTGTAAAGTTTCTGCTGACGGTGAAGTTGTCTTGCCTCCATTAGAACAATTGTCGTATTCTGCTTTATTAGGTGGTAGAGTTATGATGGTTTTGGACTCCTATAGAATGTTAGCAAGAATGTCCACCATTGCCTTGAGATATGCTATTGGTAGAAGACAATTCAAAGGTGACAATGTTGACCAAAATGATCCAAATGCTTTGGAAACTCAATTAATAGATTACCCATTACACCAAAAGAGATTATTCCCATACTTGGCTGCTGCTTATGTTATTTCTGCTGGTGCCCTTAAAATTGAACATACTATTGAAACCACTTTGGAAGAATTGGATCAAGCTGTCGCCAAAGGAGATCAACGTGccattttcaaatctatTGATGACATGAAATCCTTGTTTGTTGATTCAGGTTCATTGAAATCTACTGCTACTTGGTTGGCAGCTGAAGCTATTGACCAATGTAGACAAGCTTGTGGTGGTCACGGTTACTCGTCATACAATGGTTTCGGTAAAGCTTACAATGACTGGGTTGTCCAATGTACTTGGGAAGGTGACAACAATGTCTTGGGTATGAGTGTTGGTAAACCAATTGTCAGAGAAGTTATCAATCTTGAGGATAAAGGCAAGAAAGTTAGAGGCTCTACTGCTTtcttgaatcaattaaaagaatACACTGGTTCCAACAGTTCGAAGGTTGTGTTGGATAGTGTTGCTGACTTGGATGATGTCAACAAGGTTATCAAGGCCATTGAAGTTGCTATCATCAGATTAGCCCAAGAAGCTGCAACTACTGTCAGAAAGGAATCTTTGGATTTCGTTGGTGCTGAGTTGGTTCAACTTTCTAAATTGAAAGCTCACCATTACCTGTTGACTGAATACGTTAGAAGAGTTAACGAATTCGACCAAAAAGATTTGGTTCCATATTTGCTCACCATTGCTAAATTATACGGTGCTACTGTTGTTTTGGACAAGTTTGCTGGTGTTTTCTTAACTTTCAATGTTGCTTCTACTAAAGCCATCACTGACTTGGCTTCTGTTCAAATTCCAAAATTATGTGCTGAAGTTAGACCAAACGTTGTTGCTTACACTGATTCCTTCCAACAATCCGATATGATTGTCAACTCTGCTATTGGTAGATATGATGGTGATATCTATGAAAATTACTTTGACTTGGTCAAGGCCCAAAACCCACCATCAAAGACTAAAGCTCCATACTCTGCTGCTTTAGAAGCTATGTTGAACAGACCATCTTTGGAAGCCAGagaaagatttgaaaagaCTGATGAAACTGCTGAAATTTTAtccaaataa
- a CDS encoding conserved hypothetical protein (possibly Candida-specific) yields the protein MEHSNHEQTWKQATNDYKSLHKLIKDSTSIGSFAFKCQDVIINKSTVDEEYYQSAKRFLLIINLLGIYTEIRLLIIDDLKKIPNFHLSYHSLSPEEQKNMVSQVKSIQKWTSYCGININLAFLLELSGYIFTKQFKYNSHVLYQLYRKGEKNRQRRVEFLGLEQQQYQQQQQKQHADKDKNYHT from the coding sequence ATGGAGCATCTGAATCATGAACAAACGTGGAAGCAAGCAACCAATGACTACAAAAGCCTACATAAACTTATTAAGGATTCCACTTCAATTGGAAGTTTTGCATTCAAATGTCAAgatgttattattaacaaatCAACAGTGGATGAAGAGTATTATCAATCAGCGAAAAGATTCCTATTGATAATTAACTTATTGGGCATTTATACAGAAATACGacttttgataattgatgatttgaaaaagatcccaaattttcatttaagTTATCATTCATTATCACCAGAAGAACAGAAAAATATGGTGAGTCAAGTCAAGTCGATTCAAAAATGGACATCATATTGTGgcataaatataaatttggCATTTCTATTAGAATTATCTGGATACATATTTACAAAGCAGTTTAAGTACAATTCACACGTATTATACCAGTTGTATAGAAAAGGAGAGAAAAATCGGCAGAGAAGAGTTGAATTTTTAGGATTGGAACAACAGcaataccaacaacaacagcaaaaaCAGCATGCTGACAAAGACAAAAACTATCATACTTGA